The Candidatus Methylomirabilis sp. genome segment CGGACGTTATCCCGCTGGTGCAGCCCGATGCTCGGCTCGTCCAGGATGTAGAGGACCCCCACCAGGCTGGACCCGATCTGGGTCGCGAGGCGGATCCGCTGTCCCTCCCCGCCCGCGAGGGTGGCGGCGGTCCGATCCAGCGTAAGATATTCCAGCCCCACGTTGACCAGGAACCCCAGCCGCTCCCGGATCTCCTTCAGGATCCGACGGGCGATCTCCTGATCCTTCTGCGAGAGGCGTAGGCCCTCGAAGAAAGCCAGGCCATCCTTGACCGACTTCCGGGTCACCTCGGCGATGCTCAGCCCCGCCACCTTGATGGCCAGCGACTCCTTCCGCAGGCGGGCCCCGCCGCAGGCCTTGCACGGGCGGATGCTGTAGAGCCGGTCCACGTACTCCTCGATCGCCTCCCGGACCCGGGAGGAGGAGGTCTCCTTATAGCGGCGGTCCAGGTAGCGTGCGCTGGAGCCGAGGAAGTCCTCCTCCGTGGCGGCGAGCGCCGCGTCGGACCGCCCGTCCACCTGCGTCCCGAGCCCGCCACAGGCCGGGCACGCCCCGTGAGGGTTGTTGAAGGAGAACACCCGGGGGGAGATCTCGGGGTAGGAGACGCCGCAGGTGATGCAGGCGAGCTTCTCCGAGAAAGTCAGCTCGCGGCCCTCGACGACGCTGACGGTGACGATCCCCTCCGCCAGCCGGGTGGCGATCTCCAGGGAGTCGGCCAGCCGCCGGGCCACGTCCGGCTTCACCACCAGGCGGTCCACCACCACTTCGATGGTGTGCTTCTTCTGCTTGTCCAGCTCGATCGGCTGCTCCAGCTCCCGGAGCGTCCCGTCCACCCGGGCCCGGACGAACCCCTCCTTCCGCATCTGCACGAAGATGTGGCGGTATTCCCCCTTCCGCCCCCGGACGACCGGCGCCAGGATCTGGATCTTGCTTCCGGCCGGGAGAGCCAGGACCTGGTCCACGATCTGCTGGACCGTCTGGGAGGCGATCGGCTTCCCGCACTGGTAGCAGAACGGCTTCCCGACCCGCGCGTACAGGAGCCGCAGGTAGTCGTAGATCTCGGTGGTGGTGGCGACCGTGGAGCGGGGGTTCTTGCTGGTGGTCTTCTGCTCGATGGAGATGGCCGGGGAGAGGCCCTCGATCAGGTCCACGTCCGGCTTCTCCATCTGCTCGAGGAACTGCCGGGCGTAGGCCGAGAGGGATTCCACGTAACGCCGCTGGCCCTCGGCGTAGATGGTATCGAAGGCGAGGGACGACTTCCCGGACCCAGAAACGCCCGTGATCACCGTCAGGGTGTTCCGGGGGATCTCCAGGTTGATGTTCTTCAGGTTGTGCTCGCGGGCCCCGCGAATGACGATGTGCGTGCTGGACATGGCCGTCGAGTTGACTCCTGTGGTGCGTCGCCGGCGAGGACTCCGGCCGCAGCGAGACGGCGGTAGGCCTCTCCGGCCGTTTGGATGAGCCTCAGGCGGCGCGTCCCCGGACGAGCGCGAGGAAGCGCTCCACCAGGTCCAGGTCTCGCCGCACTTCAGTCGCGGAGAAGATTACCGCAAGGCCGTAG includes the following:
- the uvrA gene encoding excinuclease ABC subunit UvrA, whose translation is MSSTHIVIRGAREHNLKNINLEIPRNTLTVITGVSGSGKSSLAFDTIYAEGQRRYVESLSAYARQFLEQMEKPDVDLIEGLSPAISIEQKTTSKNPRSTVATTTEIYDYLRLLYARVGKPFCYQCGKPIASQTVQQIVDQVLALPAGSKIQILAPVVRGRKGEYRHIFVQMRKEGFVRARVDGTLRELEQPIELDKQKKHTIEVVVDRLVVKPDVARRLADSLEIATRLAEGIVTVSVVEGRELTFSEKLACITCGVSYPEISPRVFSFNNPHGACPACGGLGTQVDGRSDAALAATEEDFLGSSARYLDRRYKETSSSRVREAIEEYVDRLYSIRPCKACGGARLRKESLAIKVAGLSIAEVTRKSVKDGLAFFEGLRLSQKDQEIARRILKEIRERLGFLVNVGLEYLTLDRTAATLAGGEGQRIRLATQIGSSLVGVLYILDEPSIGLHQRDNVRLLNTLKRLRDLGNTVLVVEHDEETIRSADHVIDLGPGAGVSGGQVVAAGPPEAITANPRSLTGRYLAGELQIPVPARRRPHTGFSLTVVGAREHNLKGIDVEIPLGLFSCVTGVSGSGKSTLVSEILWKALAAELYDSREKPGAHDKLLGVEHLDKVIEIDQAPIGRTPRSNPATYTGVFSFIRELYALTPDARVRGYKPGRFSFNVKGGRCEACEGDGILRIEMHFLPDIYVTCEVCRGKRYNRETLEILYKGKSIADVLDMTVAEALAFFEKVPRIREKLQTLHDVGLTYIKLGQSATTLSGGEAQRVKLSRELSKRATGRTLYILDEPTTGLHFHDIRHLLEVLHRLTDAGNTVLVIEHNLDVIKTADHIIDLGPEGGDAGGGVVATGTPEEIAANPGSYTGQFLRRVLDGRGLAGRPGPPPRRVPSRAGSPSRRGKGLERRRRMG